A genomic segment from Bubalus bubalis isolate 160015118507 breed Murrah chromosome 5, NDDB_SH_1, whole genome shotgun sequence encodes:
- the CTSD gene encoding cathepsin D, whose product MQTPRLLPLLLALGLLAAPAAAVIRIPLHKFTSIRRTMSEAMGPVEHLIAKGPISKYATGEPAVRQGPIPELLKNYMDAQYYGEIGIGTPPQCFTVVFDTGSANLWVPSIHCKLLDIACWTHRKYNSDKSSTYVKNGTTFDIHYGSGSLSGYLSQDTVSVPCNPSSSSPGGVTVQRQTFGEAIKQPGVVFIAAKFDGILGMAYPRISVNNVLPVFDNLMQQKLVDKNVFSFFLNRDPKAQPGGELMLGGTDSKYYRGSLTFHNVTRQAYWQIRMDQLDVGSSLTVCKGGCEAIVDTGTSLIVGPVEEVRELQKAIGAVPLIQGEYMIPCEKVSSLPQVTVKLGGKDYALSPEDYVLKVLQAGTAVCLSGFMGMDVPPPGGPLWILGDVFIGRYYTVFDRDQNRVGLAEAARL is encoded by the exons GATCCCGCTGCACAAGTTCACATCCATCCGCCGGACCATGTCGGAGGCCATGGGCCCCGTGGAACACCTGATCGCCAAGGGCCCCATCTCGAAATATGCCACTGGGGAGCCTGCTGTGAGGCAGGGGCCAATTCCCGAGCTGCTCAAGAACTACATGGAC GCCCAGTACTATGGGGAGATCGGCATCGGGACGCCCCCGCAGTGCTTCACGGTCGTCTTCGACACCGGCTCCGCCAACCTGTGGGTCCCATCCATCCACTGCAAGCTGCTGGACATCGCCTGCT GGACCCACCGCAAATACAACAGCGACAAGTCCAGCACGTACGTGAAGAACGGCACGACCTTCGACATCCACTACGGCTCGGGCAGCCTCTCGGGGTACCTGAGCCAGGACACTGTGTCG GTCCCCTGTAACCCGTCCTCATCCAGCCCCGGTGGCGTCACGGTGCAGAGGCAGACCTTTGGGGAGGCCATCAAGCAGCCGGGCGTGGTCTTCATCGCGGCCAAGTTCGACGGCATCCTGGGCATGGCCTACCCCCGCATCTCCGTCAACAACGTGCTGCCTGTCTTCGACAACCTGATGCAGCAGAAGTTGGTGGACAAGAAcgtcttctccttcttcctgaaCAG gGATCCGAAAGCCCAGCCTGGGGGCGAGCTGATGCTGGGCGGGACCGACTCCAAGTACTACAGAGGCAGCCTGACCTTCCACAACGTTACCCGCCAGGCCTACTGGCAGATCCGCATGGACCA GCTGGATGTGGGCAGCAGTCTGACCGTGTGCAAGGGAGGCTGTGAGGCTATTGTGGACACAGGCACGTCCCTGATAGTGGGCCCCGTGGAGGAGGTGCGGGAGCTGCAGAAGGCCATCGGGGCCGTGCCGCTGATACAGGGCGAG TACATGATCCCCTGCGAGAAGGTGTCCAGCCTGCCTCAGGTCACTGTGAAACTGGGGGGTAAGGACTACGCGCTGTCCCCGGAGGACTACGTACTCAAG GTGTTGCAGGCCGGCACGGCCGTGTGCCTGAGCGGCTTCATGGGCATGGACGTGCCCCCGCCCGGCGGGCCGCTCTGGATCCTGGGCGACGTCTTCATCGGGCGCTACTACACTGTGTTCGACCGGGACCAGAACCGGGTGGGCTTGGCCGAGGCTGCCCGGCTCTAG
- the IFITM10 gene encoding interferon-induced transmembrane protein 10 isoform X2, translated as MGTGAQTGAWLDVSTDLPPALQAPAAPAPEPSASPPMAPTLFPMESKSSKTDSVRAAGAPPACKHLVEKKTMTNPTTVIEVYPDTTEVNDYYLWSIFNFVYLNFCCLGFIALAYSLKSTAKRNGIPGSSRGRMAAGPHSPPQRGQVRLGRRGHRLEPGAAACAAGVGGPDGAHDDPQPPFSVGRSPAPPPGAPGPAWPTLTLTPGPARPALALAPGPARPALTFASSYSLFSHPFAHPTPSSSLPLTPPATLCNTLSSAPPPPRHPPGPSIRALCLVAHTPS; from the exons ATGGGGACAGGCGCGCAGACAGGAGCCTGGCTAGACGTGAGCACTGACTTG CCCCCAGCTCTGCAGGCTCCAGCGGCCCCAGCCCCGGAGCCCTCGGCCTCACCCCCCATGGCGCCCACCCTGTTCCCCATGGAGTCCAAGAGCAGCAAGACAGACAGCGTGCGGGCTGCCGGCGCCCCCCCGGCCTGCAAGCACCTGGTGGAGAAGAAGACCATGACGAACCCCACAACCGTTATCGAGGTCTACCCAGACACCACGGAGGTGAATGACTACTACCTGTGGTCCATCTTCAACTTCGTCTACCTCAACTTCTGCTGCCTGGGCTTCATCGCCCTGGCCTACTCCCTCAAG AGCACGGCGAAACGAAACGGCATTCCCGGGAGCTCCAGGGGCAGGATGGCTGCCGGTCCCCACAGCCCCCCTCAGCGTGGCCAGGTCCGTCTGGGCAGGCGTGGCCACAGACTGGAGCCTGGGGCCGCGGCCTGCGCTGCAGGGGTGGGTGGCCCAGATGGGGCTCACGATGACCCCCAGCCCCCCTTCTCTGTCGGGAGGagtccagcccctcctcctggtGCTCCAGGCCCCGCATGGCCCACTCTCACCCTCACTCCGGGCCCCGCACGGCCCGCTCTCGCCCTCGCTCCGGGCCCCGCACGGCCCGCTCTCACCTTCGCTTCCTCCTATTCTCTTTTCTCCCACCCATTTGCTCaccccacaccctcctccagcctCCCATTAACTCCTCCAGCCACGCTGTGTAACACACTTTCTTCagctcctcccccaccccgccacccacCTGGTCCGTCCATCAGGGCTCTCTGTCTGGTGGCCCACACACCTTCATGA
- the IFITM10 gene encoding interferon-induced transmembrane protein 10 isoform X4 gives MRASSEPPRAAGSFFRDCVGACGAGPAQCPALLGAPASTTDGTQEARVPLDGAFWIPRPPAGSPKGCFACVSKPPALQAPAAPAPEPSASPPMAPTLFPMESKSSKTDSVRAAGAPPACKHLVEKKTMTNPTTVIEVYPDTTEVNDYYLWSIFNFVYLNFCCLGFIALAYSLKVRDKKLLNDLNGAVEDAKTARLFNITSSALAASCIILVFIFLRYPLTDY, from the exons ATGCGCGCGAGTTCGGAGCCCCCGCGGGCGGCGGGTTCATTCTTCCGCGACTGTGTCGGGGCCTGTGGCGCG GGCCCCGCCCAGTGCCCAGCCCTGCTGGGAGCCCCGGCCAGCACCACGGACGGCACCCAGGAAGCCCGAGTCCCCCTGGACGGGGCCTTCTGGATCCCGAGGCCCCCGGCAGGTTCGCCCAAGGGCTGTTTCGCCTGTGTGTCCAAGCCCCCAGCTCTGCAGGCTCCAGCGGCCCCAGCCCCGGAGCCCTCGGCCTCACCCCCCATGGCGCCCACCCTGTTCCCCATGGAGTCCAAGAGCAGCAAGACAGACAGCGTGCGGGCTGCCGGCGCCCCCCCGGCCTGCAAGCACCTGGTGGAGAAGAAGACCATGACGAACCCCACAACCGTTATCGAGGTCTACCCAGACACCACGGAGGTGAATGACTACTACCTGTGGTCCATCTTCAACTTCGTCTACCTCAACTTCTGCTGCCTGGGCTTCATCGCCCTGGCCTACTCCCTCAAG GTCAGGGACAAGAAGCTCCTCAACGACCTGAACGGGGCGGTGGAGGACGCCAAGACGGCACGGCTGTTCAACATCACGAGCTCCGCACTGGCCGCCTCCTGCATCATCCTGGTCTTCATCTTCCTGCGGTACCCGCTCACCGACTACTGA
- the IFITM10 gene encoding interferon-induced transmembrane protein 10 isoform X1, translating into MRASSEPPRAAGSFFRDCVGACGAGPAQCPALLGAPASTTDGTQEARVPLDGAFWIPRPPAGSPKGCFACVSKPPALQAPAAPAPEPSASPPMAPTLFPMESKSSKTDSVRAAGAPPACKHLVEKKTMTNPTTVIEVYPDTTEVNDYYLWSIFNFVYLNFCCLGFIALAYSLKSTAKRNGIPGSSRGRMAAGPHSPPQRGQVRLGRRGHRLEPGAAACAAGVGGPDGAHDDPQPPFSVGRSPAPPPGAPGPAWPTLTLTPGPARPALALAPGPARPALTFASSYSLFSHPFAHPTPSSSLPLTPPATLCNTLSSAPPPPRHPPGPSIRALCLVAHTPS; encoded by the exons ATGCGCGCGAGTTCGGAGCCCCCGCGGGCGGCGGGTTCATTCTTCCGCGACTGTGTCGGGGCCTGTGGCGCG GGCCCCGCCCAGTGCCCAGCCCTGCTGGGAGCCCCGGCCAGCACCACGGACGGCACCCAGGAAGCCCGAGTCCCCCTGGACGGGGCCTTCTGGATCCCGAGGCCCCCGGCAGGTTCGCCCAAGGGCTGTTTCGCCTGTGTGTCCAAGCCCCCAGCTCTGCAGGCTCCAGCGGCCCCAGCCCCGGAGCCCTCGGCCTCACCCCCCATGGCGCCCACCCTGTTCCCCATGGAGTCCAAGAGCAGCAAGACAGACAGCGTGCGGGCTGCCGGCGCCCCCCCGGCCTGCAAGCACCTGGTGGAGAAGAAGACCATGACGAACCCCACAACCGTTATCGAGGTCTACCCAGACACCACGGAGGTGAATGACTACTACCTGTGGTCCATCTTCAACTTCGTCTACCTCAACTTCTGCTGCCTGGGCTTCATCGCCCTGGCCTACTCCCTCAAG AGCACGGCGAAACGAAACGGCATTCCCGGGAGCTCCAGGGGCAGGATGGCTGCCGGTCCCCACAGCCCCCCTCAGCGTGGCCAGGTCCGTCTGGGCAGGCGTGGCCACAGACTGGAGCCTGGGGCCGCGGCCTGCGCTGCAGGGGTGGGTGGCCCAGATGGGGCTCACGATGACCCCCAGCCCCCCTTCTCTGTCGGGAGGagtccagcccctcctcctggtGCTCCAGGCCCCGCATGGCCCACTCTCACCCTCACTCCGGGCCCCGCACGGCCCGCTCTCGCCCTCGCTCCGGGCCCCGCACGGCCCGCTCTCACCTTCGCTTCCTCCTATTCTCTTTTCTCCCACCCATTTGCTCaccccacaccctcctccagcctCCCATTAACTCCTCCAGCCACGCTGTGTAACACACTTTCTTCagctcctcccccaccccgccacccacCTGGTCCGTCCATCAGGGCTCTCTGTCTGGTGGCCCACACACCTTCATGA
- the IFITM10 gene encoding interferon-induced transmembrane protein 10 isoform X3 encodes MAPTLFPMESKSSKTDSVRAAGAPPACKHLVEKKTMTNPTTVIEVYPDTTEVNDYYLWSIFNFVYLNFCCLGFIALAYSLKSTAKRNGIPGSSRGRMAAGPHSPPQRGQVRLGRRGHRLEPGAAACAAGVGGPDGAHDDPQPPFSVGRSPAPPPGAPGPAWPTLTLTPGPARPALALAPGPARPALTFASSYSLFSHPFAHPTPSSSLPLTPPATLCNTLSSAPPPPRHPPGPSIRALCLVAHTPS; translated from the exons ATGGCGCCCACCCTGTTCCCCATGGAGTCCAAGAGCAGCAAGACAGACAGCGTGCGGGCTGCCGGCGCCCCCCCGGCCTGCAAGCACCTGGTGGAGAAGAAGACCATGACGAACCCCACAACCGTTATCGAGGTCTACCCAGACACCACGGAGGTGAATGACTACTACCTGTGGTCCATCTTCAACTTCGTCTACCTCAACTTCTGCTGCCTGGGCTTCATCGCCCTGGCCTACTCCCTCAAG AGCACGGCGAAACGAAACGGCATTCCCGGGAGCTCCAGGGGCAGGATGGCTGCCGGTCCCCACAGCCCCCCTCAGCGTGGCCAGGTCCGTCTGGGCAGGCGTGGCCACAGACTGGAGCCTGGGGCCGCGGCCTGCGCTGCAGGGGTGGGTGGCCCAGATGGGGCTCACGATGACCCCCAGCCCCCCTTCTCTGTCGGGAGGagtccagcccctcctcctggtGCTCCAGGCCCCGCATGGCCCACTCTCACCCTCACTCCGGGCCCCGCACGGCCCGCTCTCGCCCTCGCTCCGGGCCCCGCACGGCCCGCTCTCACCTTCGCTTCCTCCTATTCTCTTTTCTCCCACCCATTTGCTCaccccacaccctcctccagcctCCCATTAACTCCTCCAGCCACGCTGTGTAACACACTTTCTTCagctcctcccccaccccgccacccacCTGGTCCGTCCATCAGGGCTCTCTGTCTGGTGGCCCACACACCTTCATGA